In one Chitinophaga sancti genomic region, the following are encoded:
- a CDS encoding RNA polymerase sigma factor, translated as MEDQELLPYLFRTEYRKMIAVLCQLFGIAHIETAEDIVSDTFLSATELWSQQGIPPNPTAWLYTVAKRRTLNLIKRDQLFAKKISPEIKKNSSDMTEMDIDLSDQRIHDSQLAMIFTVCNPGIPEEAQVALALNLLCGFGAQEIADAFLTNKDVIYKRLQRAKDKLKADQIPIIPPSAGAVNSRLDTVLTTLYLLFSEGYYSTSQDTTLRKDLCLEAMRLCYLLVSHPPTALPAVHALLSLMCFHASRFEARADQQGGMILYEDQDTKLWDQDLIAKGTYYLNEGAQGGVLTKYHLEAGIAYWHTHKEDSREKWEQILHLYDQLVVLESSPMAALNRILALSKVMGNAAAIEAAALLSLKDNHFYYALLGHLYTPLDRTQAMVHFRKALSLAVTVADKDTIRKKML; from the coding sequence ATGGAAGATCAGGAACTGCTCCCATATTTATTCAGGACAGAGTACAGGAAGATGATTGCTGTACTCTGTCAGCTTTTTGGTATTGCGCACATCGAAACTGCGGAAGACATTGTGAGTGATACCTTTCTTTCTGCCACTGAATTGTGGAGTCAGCAGGGTATTCCCCCCAATCCCACTGCATGGTTATATACTGTAGCAAAGCGCAGGACCCTGAACCTAATAAAAAGGGATCAGTTATTTGCGAAGAAGATAAGTCCGGAGATCAAAAAAAACAGCAGTGATATGACAGAAATGGATATCGATCTCTCTGATCAGCGTATTCATGATAGTCAGCTGGCAATGATCTTTACGGTGTGTAATCCTGGTATTCCCGAGGAAGCGCAGGTAGCGCTGGCATTGAACCTGCTTTGCGGATTTGGTGCGCAGGAAATAGCGGATGCGTTCCTGACGAATAAGGATGTCATTTACAAGCGCCTGCAAAGGGCAAAGGACAAGCTGAAAGCAGATCAGATACCGATAATCCCTCCTTCCGCCGGAGCTGTCAATAGCCGTTTGGATACGGTATTGACTACTTTATACCTGTTATTCAGCGAGGGGTATTATTCTACATCACAGGATACAACCCTGCGAAAAGACCTTTGCCTGGAGGCGATGCGCCTGTGTTATTTATTAGTCTCACATCCGCCTACGGCTTTGCCTGCCGTCCATGCCTTGTTGTCACTCATGTGTTTTCATGCATCGCGGTTTGAGGCGAGGGCCGATCAGCAGGGGGGAATGATCTTATATGAGGATCAGGATACGAAGCTGTGGGATCAGGACCTGATAGCGAAGGGAACCTATTATCTGAATGAGGGTGCGCAGGGAGGTGTGTTGACCAAGTATCACCTGGAAGCGGGTATTGCTTACTGGCATACGCATAAGGAGGATAGCAGGGAGAAGTGGGAGCAGATCTTACATTTATACGATCAGCTGGTGGTATTGGAGTCTTCTCCGATGGCAGCGCTGAACAGGATTTTGGCATTGTCGAAAGTAATGGGCAATGCAGCAGCGATTGAAGCTGCTGCATTGTTGTCATTAAAAGATAATCATTTTTATTATGCCTTGTTAGGGCATTTGTATACTCCGCTGGATCGCACCCAGGCCATGGTACATTTCCGGAAAGCCTTGTCACTGGCGGTGACTGTGGCCGATAAGGATACTATCAGAAAGAAGATGCTGTAG
- a CDS encoding YciI family protein, with amino-acid sequence MNEFLLIFRRDNSKEAQPSPAALQDSIQPWQEWLGKLEAEGSLVSHGNRLRPEGTVIKAGKVVTDGPYPDIKESIGGFVIVKAADLAAATEIGKNCPVLNAPWNGSVEVRMLMKEA; translated from the coding sequence ATGAATGAGTTCTTATTGATCTTCAGAAGAGACAATTCCAAAGAAGCACAACCTTCTCCTGCTGCCTTGCAGGACAGTATCCAGCCCTGGCAGGAATGGCTGGGAAAGCTGGAGGCTGAGGGTAGCCTGGTTAGTCATGGCAACCGTCTCCGACCAGAGGGCACTGTTATCAAGGCGGGTAAGGTAGTGACTGATGGCCCTTACCCGGATATCAAAGAATCTATAGGAGGTTTCGTCATTGTGAAGGCGGCAGACCTGGCAGCAGCTACTGAGATCGGTAAAAACTGCCCAGTCTTAAATGCACCATGGAATGGTTCTGTAGAAGTTCGTATGCTAATGAAAGAAGCTTAA